One part of the Numenius arquata chromosome 24, bNumArq3.hap1.1, whole genome shotgun sequence genome encodes these proteins:
- the BTG2 gene encoding protein BTG2 isoform X2 produces the protein MHPALTARADMVPEIAAAVGFVSSLLRTRGCVSEQQLQVFSGALREALAEHYKHHWFPEKPFKGSGYRCIRINHKMDPIISKAASQIGLSLPQLYQLLPSELTLWVDPYEVSYRIGEDGSICVLYEATATKPVSSYGMLTCKNQMMLGRTSPSKNYIMTVSS, from the exons CGCGGGCAGACATGGTGCCCGAGATCGCCGCCGCCGTGGGCTTCGTCTCCAGCTTGTTGCGGACGCGGGGCTGCGTCAGcgagcagcagctgcaggtcttCAGCGGGGCGCTGCGGGAGGCGCTCGCAG AGCACTACAAACATCACTGGTTTCCCGAGAAACCGTTCAAAGGCTCTGGGTATCGCTGCATCCGGATCAATCACAAAATGGACCCCATTATCAGCAAGGCAGCTAGCCAGATCGGACTCAGCCTACCCCAGCTCTACCAGCTCCTGCCCAGCGAGCTCACGCTCTGGGTGGACCCCTATGAGGTCTCGTACCGCATCGGTGAGGATGGCTCCATCTGTGTCTTATACGAAGCGACTGCAACGAAACCCGTGAGCTCCTATGGGATGCTTACCTGTAAGAACCAGATGATGTTAGGTCGCACCAGTCCTTCCAAAAA